The Triticum dicoccoides isolate Atlit2015 ecotype Zavitan chromosome 6A, WEW_v2.0, whole genome shotgun sequence genome has a window encoding:
- the LOC119319604 gene encoding probable peroxygenase 5, which yields MSAGQRMPSSPAAVAGPLLLLFVVPFWSHAVSADGGASAWMTALQKHVAFFDADNDGIVSFFETEQGLRAIGLGAAEATVKATLINGVIVPKTRPENATMSKFSIYIENIHKGIHGSDSGSYDAQGRFVPAKFNEIFTKHGKVEPNAVNERELEAMRTANRMDGDDIGRAASKAEWDLLYSLAKDKDGFLQKDAARTVFDDSLFVLLAKDGSSRN from the exons ATGAGCGCCGGCCAGCGTatgccgtcttcgcctgcggcggTGGCCGGGCCTCTCCTGCTTCTGTTCGTCGTGCCCTTCT GGAGCCATGCGGTGTCGGCGGACGGCGGCGCTTCGGCCTGGATGACGGCGCTGCAGAAGCACGTGGCGTTCTTCGACGCCGACAACGACGGCATCGTCTCCTTCTTCGAGACCGAGCAAG GGCTTCGAGCCATCGGCCTTGGAGCTGCCGAGGCCACCGTCAAGGCAACCTTGATCAACGGAGTCATCGTACCCAAGACCAGACCT GAAAATGCTACGATGTCAAAGTTCTCAATCTACATAGAGAACATACATAAAGGGATCCACGGAAGCGACAGCGGCTCGTACGATGCTCAAGGGAG GTTTGTCCCCGCGAAGTTCAACGAGATATTCACCAAGCATGGCAAGGTCGAACCGAATGCTGTGAACGAGCGCGAGCTGGAGGCGATGCGCACCGCAAACAGGATGGACGGCGACGACATAGGAAG GGCGGCGTCGAAGGCGGAGTGGGACTTGTTGTACAGCCTCGCCAAGGACAAGGACGGCTTCCTTCAGAAGGACGCCGCGCGCACCGTCTTCGACGACAGCCTCTTCGTTCTGCTGGCGAAGGACGGCTCGTCTCGAAATTAA
- the LOC119319603 gene encoding uncharacterized protein LOC119319603, whose amino-acid sequence MENSWDEEGRRLAAARVVHSQVRKIKEEEGDKVKVDDTYQQQQQLAEMRLVLRDLGRHRSRSPLGRVGRPAISIGGDS is encoded by the coding sequence ATGGAGAATTCGTGGGACGAGGaagggcggcggctggcggcggcgcgggtggtgcACAGCCAGGTGAGGAAGATCAAGGAGGAGGAGGGCGACAAGGTGAAGGTGGACGACacgtaccagcagcagcagcagctggccgAGATGCGCCTCGTCCTCCGGGACCTCGGCCGGCACCGCTCGCGCTCGCCGCTCGGCCGGGTCGGCCGCCCCGCCATCTCCATCGGCGGCGACTCCtag